A genomic stretch from Kogia breviceps isolate mKogBre1 chromosome 1, mKogBre1 haplotype 1, whole genome shotgun sequence includes:
- the LOC131764037 gene encoding interferon-activable protein 203-like isoform X1 — translation MANEFKRILLLKGFQHISDYQFRVIKSLLAKDLRLTRKMQDEYDRIKIADLMEVKFHGPACVDKLIGLVKDIDEIKDLAKTLKNEKLKVIRRSRAKEATRVNKSKLNKPSPDQSTSTTNKDLGLESIKDTPVKEKKTTKTNESKRMNLKKKQDLLPELLVTSTQSTESLPQTPQMLPPNPSSSSSTKKKNDIATKIKDSKRKTVSQKLSQLPGTSATITCPTGSSCPVKSIPPPTPSSSFSVKEEENTYFLIQKIEDTTNKTLDSKETKLCPEQSQLPQCANPSIIPNEGCLQTPQMLPPTSSSSSSTKKPKLMVVPKEASREEGFQRGPKEVMVLKATEPFTYDVRESERKMFHATVATESQFFQVKVYDVDLKEKFIPKKIIAISDYFGRSGFLEVFNASSVSDVNPDRKMEISKSLIQKANATPKISHLYSQALGTFVNGVFLVDKKLVCNECIYYEVRDNTGVMEVFVYGRLTKISCEKGDRLKLICFELALSGDKRQLRSIIHSFIKAERCEKSAEEKFEVSRSWFLGFKKPSL, via the exons ATGGCGAATGAATTCAAGAGAATTCTTCTGCTGAAAGGATTTCAGCACATCAGTGATTATCAGTTTAGAGTGATTAAGAGTTTACTGGCCAAGGATTTAAGACTGACTAGGAAAATGCAAGATGAATATGACAGAATTAAGATTGCTGACTTGATGGAAGTAAAGTTCCATGGGCCTGCCTGTGTTGACAAATTAATAGGTTTGGTCAAAGATATAGACGAAATTAAAGACCTTGctaaaactcttaaaaatgagaagttaaaaG TTATTAGGAGAAGCAGAGCAAAAGAAGCAACTAGAGTGAATAAAAGCAAGCTGAATAAACCCAGTCCTGACCAATCTACATCCACCACTAATAAAGATTTGGGACTTGAATCAATCAAGGATACACCTGTGAAG gaaaagaaaaccacaaaaactAATGAATCTAAGAGGATGAATCTAAAGAAGAAGCAGGATCTGCTTCCAGAATTGTTAGTAACCAGCACACAGTCAACTGAGAGCCTTCCGCAGACTCCTCAAATGCTTCCACCAAACCCATCCAGCAGTTCCTCAACCAAG aaaaaaaatgacatagcCACCAAAATTAAGGACTCAAAAAGGAAGACCGTATCTCAGAAACTGAGTCAGCTTCCAGGAACTTCAGCAACCATCACATGCCCAACTGGGAGCAGTTGTCCAGTGAAATCTATACCTCCACCAACACCATCCAGCAGTTTCTCAGTCAAG gaagaagaaaatacatattttttgattCAAAAAATAGAAGACACAACCAATAAAACACTTGACTCCAAGGAAACGAAACTATGCCCGGAGCAGAGTCAGCTTCCACAGTGTGCAAACCCCAGCATAATCCCAAATGAGGGCTGCCTTCAGACTCCTCAGATGCTGCCACCAACCTCATCCAGCAGTTCCTCAACCAAG AAACCAAAATTGATGGTTGTACCTAAAGAAGCTTCCAGAGAGGAGGGCTTCCAGAGGGGGCCCAAAGAAGTTATGGTGCTGAAAGCAACGGAACCATTTACATATGATGTCAGAGAAAGCGAGAGGAAGATGTTTCATGCCACAGTGGCTACTGAGAGCCAGTTCTTCCAAGTGAAGGTTTATGATGTTGACCTGAAGGAGAAGTTCATCCCAAAGAAAATCATTGCCATATCAGATTATTTTGGCCGCAGTGGGTTCCTGGAGGTGTTCAATGCCTCATCTGTGTCTGATGTAAACCCTGACCGAAAGATGGAGATCTCTAAAAGCCTGATTCAAAAGGCAAATGCAACTCCTAAAATCAGTCACCTTTACTCGCAAGCTCTAGGAACATTTGTGAATGGGGTGTTTCTGGTGGATAAG AAATTGGTATGTAATGAATGCATATATTATGAAGTACGAGATAATACAGGAGTGATGGAAGTCTTTGTTTATGGACGACTGACCAAAATCAGCTGTGAGAAAGGCGACAGACTTAAACTCATCTGCTTTGAATTGGCATTAAGTGGGGATAAGAGGCAGCTGAGATCCATAATTCACAGTTTCATCAAG GCTGAGAGATGTGAGAaatctgcagaagaaaagtttgaagttaGCAGAAGTTGGTTCCTGGGGTTTAAGAAGCCATCTCTATAA
- the LOC131764037 gene encoding interferon-activable protein 203-like isoform X3, translating into MANEFKRILLLKGFQHISDYQFRVIKSLLAKDLRLTRKMQDEYDRIKIADLMEVKFHGPACVDKLIGLVKDIDEIKDLAKTLKNEKLKVIRRSRAKEATRVNKSKLNKPSPDQSTSTTNKDLGLESIKDTPVKEKKTTKTNESKRMNLKKKQDLLPELLVTSTQSTESLPQTPQMLPPNPSSSSSTKKKNDIATKIKDSKRKTVSQKLSQLPGTSATITCPTGSSCPVKSIPPPTPSSSFSVKKPKLMVVPKEASREEGFQRGPKEVMVLKATEPFTYDVRESERKMFHATVATESQFFQVKVYDVDLKEKFIPKKIIAISDYFGRSGFLEVFNASSVSDVNPDRKMEISKSLIQKANATPKISHLYSQALGTFVNGVFLVDKKLVCNECIYYEVRDNTGVMEVFVYGRLTKISCEKGDRLKLICFELALSGDKRQLRSIIHSFIKAERCEKSAEEKFEVSRSWFLGFKKPSL; encoded by the exons ATGGCGAATGAATTCAAGAGAATTCTTCTGCTGAAAGGATTTCAGCACATCAGTGATTATCAGTTTAGAGTGATTAAGAGTTTACTGGCCAAGGATTTAAGACTGACTAGGAAAATGCAAGATGAATATGACAGAATTAAGATTGCTGACTTGATGGAAGTAAAGTTCCATGGGCCTGCCTGTGTTGACAAATTAATAGGTTTGGTCAAAGATATAGACGAAATTAAAGACCTTGctaaaactcttaaaaatgagaagttaaaaG TTATTAGGAGAAGCAGAGCAAAAGAAGCAACTAGAGTGAATAAAAGCAAGCTGAATAAACCCAGTCCTGACCAATCTACATCCACCACTAATAAAGATTTGGGACTTGAATCAATCAAGGATACACCTGTGAAG gaaaagaaaaccacaaaaactAATGAATCTAAGAGGATGAATCTAAAGAAGAAGCAGGATCTGCTTCCAGAATTGTTAGTAACCAGCACACAGTCAACTGAGAGCCTTCCGCAGACTCCTCAAATGCTTCCACCAAACCCATCCAGCAGTTCCTCAACCAAG aaaaaaaatgacatagcCACCAAAATTAAGGACTCAAAAAGGAAGACCGTATCTCAGAAACTGAGTCAGCTTCCAGGAACTTCAGCAACCATCACATGCCCAACTGGGAGCAGTTGTCCAGTGAAATCTATACCTCCACCAACACCATCCAGCAGTTTCTCAGTCAAG AAACCAAAATTGATGGTTGTACCTAAAGAAGCTTCCAGAGAGGAGGGCTTCCAGAGGGGGCCCAAAGAAGTTATGGTGCTGAAAGCAACGGAACCATTTACATATGATGTCAGAGAAAGCGAGAGGAAGATGTTTCATGCCACAGTGGCTACTGAGAGCCAGTTCTTCCAAGTGAAGGTTTATGATGTTGACCTGAAGGAGAAGTTCATCCCAAAGAAAATCATTGCCATATCAGATTATTTTGGCCGCAGTGGGTTCCTGGAGGTGTTCAATGCCTCATCTGTGTCTGATGTAAACCCTGACCGAAAGATGGAGATCTCTAAAAGCCTGATTCAAAAGGCAAATGCAACTCCTAAAATCAGTCACCTTTACTCGCAAGCTCTAGGAACATTTGTGAATGGGGTGTTTCTGGTGGATAAG AAATTGGTATGTAATGAATGCATATATTATGAAGTACGAGATAATACAGGAGTGATGGAAGTCTTTGTTTATGGACGACTGACCAAAATCAGCTGTGAGAAAGGCGACAGACTTAAACTCATCTGCTTTGAATTGGCATTAAGTGGGGATAAGAGGCAGCTGAGATCCATAATTCACAGTTTCATCAAG GCTGAGAGATGTGAGAaatctgcagaagaaaagtttgaagttaGCAGAAGTTGGTTCCTGGGGTTTAAGAAGCCATCTCTATAA
- the LOC131764037 gene encoding interferon-activable protein 203-like isoform X4 encodes MANEFKRILLLKGFQHISDYQFRVIKSLLAKDLRLTRKMQDEYDRIKIADLMEVKFHGPACVDKLIGLVKDIDEIKDLAKTLKNEKLKVIRRSRAKEATRVNKSKLNKPSPDQSTSTTNKDLGLESIKDTPVKEKKTTKTNESKRMNLKKKQDLLPELLVTSTQSTESLPQTPQMLPPNPSSSSSTKKKNDIATKIKDSKRKTVSQKLSQLPGTSATITCPTGSSCPVKSIPPPTPSSSFSVKKPKLMVVPKEASREEGFQRGPKEVMVLKATEPFTYDVRESERKMFHATVATESQFFQVKVYDVDLKEKFIPKKIIAISDYFGRSGFLEVFNASSVSDVNPDRKMEISKSLIQKANATPKISHLYSQALGTFVNGVFLVDKKLVCNECIYYEVRDNTGVMEVFVYGRLTKISCEKGDRLKLICFELALSGDKRQLRSIIHSFIKVTKARKSKEQPFNPESYMET; translated from the exons ATGGCGAATGAATTCAAGAGAATTCTTCTGCTGAAAGGATTTCAGCACATCAGTGATTATCAGTTTAGAGTGATTAAGAGTTTACTGGCCAAGGATTTAAGACTGACTAGGAAAATGCAAGATGAATATGACAGAATTAAGATTGCTGACTTGATGGAAGTAAAGTTCCATGGGCCTGCCTGTGTTGACAAATTAATAGGTTTGGTCAAAGATATAGACGAAATTAAAGACCTTGctaaaactcttaaaaatgagaagttaaaaG TTATTAGGAGAAGCAGAGCAAAAGAAGCAACTAGAGTGAATAAAAGCAAGCTGAATAAACCCAGTCCTGACCAATCTACATCCACCACTAATAAAGATTTGGGACTTGAATCAATCAAGGATACACCTGTGAAG gaaaagaaaaccacaaaaactAATGAATCTAAGAGGATGAATCTAAAGAAGAAGCAGGATCTGCTTCCAGAATTGTTAGTAACCAGCACACAGTCAACTGAGAGCCTTCCGCAGACTCCTCAAATGCTTCCACCAAACCCATCCAGCAGTTCCTCAACCAAG aaaaaaaatgacatagcCACCAAAATTAAGGACTCAAAAAGGAAGACCGTATCTCAGAAACTGAGTCAGCTTCCAGGAACTTCAGCAACCATCACATGCCCAACTGGGAGCAGTTGTCCAGTGAAATCTATACCTCCACCAACACCATCCAGCAGTTTCTCAGTCAAG AAACCAAAATTGATGGTTGTACCTAAAGAAGCTTCCAGAGAGGAGGGCTTCCAGAGGGGGCCCAAAGAAGTTATGGTGCTGAAAGCAACGGAACCATTTACATATGATGTCAGAGAAAGCGAGAGGAAGATGTTTCATGCCACAGTGGCTACTGAGAGCCAGTTCTTCCAAGTGAAGGTTTATGATGTTGACCTGAAGGAGAAGTTCATCCCAAAGAAAATCATTGCCATATCAGATTATTTTGGCCGCAGTGGGTTCCTGGAGGTGTTCAATGCCTCATCTGTGTCTGATGTAAACCCTGACCGAAAGATGGAGATCTCTAAAAGCCTGATTCAAAAGGCAAATGCAACTCCTAAAATCAGTCACCTTTACTCGCAAGCTCTAGGAACATTTGTGAATGGGGTGTTTCTGGTGGATAAG AAATTGGTATGTAATGAATGCATATATTATGAAGTACGAGATAATACAGGAGTGATGGAAGTCTTTGTTTATGGACGACTGACCAAAATCAGCTGTGAGAAAGGCGACAGACTTAAACTCATCTGCTTTGAATTGGCATTAAGTGGGGATAAGAGGCAGCTGAGATCCATAATTCACAGTTTCATCAAG GTCACCAAGGCCAGGAAAAGCAAGGAACAGCCATTCAATCCTGAATCATATATGGAAACCTGA
- the LOC131764037 gene encoding interferon-activable protein 203-like isoform X2: MANEFKRILLLKGFQHISDYQFRVIKSLLAKDLRLTRKMQDEYDRIKIADLMEVKFHGPACVDKLIGLVKDIDEIKDLAKTLKNEKLKVIRRSRAKEATRVNKSKLNKPSPDQSTSTTNKDLGLESIKDTPVKEKKTTKTNESKRMNLKKKQDLLPELLVTSTQSTESLPQTPQMLPPNPSSSSSTKKKNDIATKIKDSKRKTVSQKLSQLPGTSATITCPTGSSCPVKSIPPPTPSSSFSVKEEENTYFLIQKIEDTTNKTLDSKETKLCPEQSQLPQCANPSIIPNEGCLQTPQMLPPTSSSSSSTKKPKLMVVPKEASREEGFQRGPKEVMVLKATEPFTYDVRESERKMFHATVATESQFFQVKVYDVDLKEKFIPKKIIAISDYFGRSGFLEVFNASSVSDVNPDRKMEISKSLIQKANATPKISHLYSQALGTFVNGVFLVDKKLVCNECIYYEVRDNTGVMEVFVYGRLTKISCEKGDRLKLICFELALSGDKRQLRSIIHSFIKVTKARKSKEQPFNPESYMET; the protein is encoded by the exons ATGGCGAATGAATTCAAGAGAATTCTTCTGCTGAAAGGATTTCAGCACATCAGTGATTATCAGTTTAGAGTGATTAAGAGTTTACTGGCCAAGGATTTAAGACTGACTAGGAAAATGCAAGATGAATATGACAGAATTAAGATTGCTGACTTGATGGAAGTAAAGTTCCATGGGCCTGCCTGTGTTGACAAATTAATAGGTTTGGTCAAAGATATAGACGAAATTAAAGACCTTGctaaaactcttaaaaatgagaagttaaaaG TTATTAGGAGAAGCAGAGCAAAAGAAGCAACTAGAGTGAATAAAAGCAAGCTGAATAAACCCAGTCCTGACCAATCTACATCCACCACTAATAAAGATTTGGGACTTGAATCAATCAAGGATACACCTGTGAAG gaaaagaaaaccacaaaaactAATGAATCTAAGAGGATGAATCTAAAGAAGAAGCAGGATCTGCTTCCAGAATTGTTAGTAACCAGCACACAGTCAACTGAGAGCCTTCCGCAGACTCCTCAAATGCTTCCACCAAACCCATCCAGCAGTTCCTCAACCAAG aaaaaaaatgacatagcCACCAAAATTAAGGACTCAAAAAGGAAGACCGTATCTCAGAAACTGAGTCAGCTTCCAGGAACTTCAGCAACCATCACATGCCCAACTGGGAGCAGTTGTCCAGTGAAATCTATACCTCCACCAACACCATCCAGCAGTTTCTCAGTCAAG gaagaagaaaatacatattttttgattCAAAAAATAGAAGACACAACCAATAAAACACTTGACTCCAAGGAAACGAAACTATGCCCGGAGCAGAGTCAGCTTCCACAGTGTGCAAACCCCAGCATAATCCCAAATGAGGGCTGCCTTCAGACTCCTCAGATGCTGCCACCAACCTCATCCAGCAGTTCCTCAACCAAG AAACCAAAATTGATGGTTGTACCTAAAGAAGCTTCCAGAGAGGAGGGCTTCCAGAGGGGGCCCAAAGAAGTTATGGTGCTGAAAGCAACGGAACCATTTACATATGATGTCAGAGAAAGCGAGAGGAAGATGTTTCATGCCACAGTGGCTACTGAGAGCCAGTTCTTCCAAGTGAAGGTTTATGATGTTGACCTGAAGGAGAAGTTCATCCCAAAGAAAATCATTGCCATATCAGATTATTTTGGCCGCAGTGGGTTCCTGGAGGTGTTCAATGCCTCATCTGTGTCTGATGTAAACCCTGACCGAAAGATGGAGATCTCTAAAAGCCTGATTCAAAAGGCAAATGCAACTCCTAAAATCAGTCACCTTTACTCGCAAGCTCTAGGAACATTTGTGAATGGGGTGTTTCTGGTGGATAAG AAATTGGTATGTAATGAATGCATATATTATGAAGTACGAGATAATACAGGAGTGATGGAAGTCTTTGTTTATGGACGACTGACCAAAATCAGCTGTGAGAAAGGCGACAGACTTAAACTCATCTGCTTTGAATTGGCATTAAGTGGGGATAAGAGGCAGCTGAGATCCATAATTCACAGTTTCATCAAG GTCACCAAGGCCAGGAAAAGCAAGGAACAGCCATTCAATCCTGAATCATATATGGAAACCTGA